The segment TCGCTGTCTCCAACCAGGAGGAACTTCAGCAGGTAGTCATAGCTCTTCACCGGGCTTCCCTGGCTGCCCATGATGTCTCACATCTGAGCCCAGTCCGGACCGGGGCTGAAGATGACCGACTGTGGACTGACTGTGACCAGCGGACCCCTTTAAGCGTGCTGTCCCTCTGATGTGAACAAAAACCAAGGAGGGGTCCGCTATGCCATGAACTTAACTTGGAAGTCTTTATTCTTCCTCTGGACTCTAAGTCTTCCAAACTGTGTGCCAAGCGGTTAAGTTTTAGACTGAAACCACACCACAGTCTCACAGGAATGCCCTGCTTGAATAACAAAGTGGCTGCCAAAAGTCTGCTTCAGAAAACCAGCACATCCTCTCTGCTGAAGTTAAAGACAAGAAGCCTGTTAGTTCTCTCTAAGGTGGTGCTCACTGCAGAAAATTCACTTTCCCTGACCGAAACAGATGCACAACCAAAAGCTTTTAATTTAGTGAGattaaaatccattaaaatcttaaaaacacagatgatcAAGGTGCAACTCCAGCAGGGAAGAACATgatcattttctgctttatgCTAGATTTAGCCACTTTCACAATAAGAGACACCCACTGGCATTTGTATTTTAGCATGCAGCAGAATAAACACTAAAATCTGTctggtgttggtgtgtttttgttcctgctgaCTGGAAGCTCTCTGCCAAAGTTAGCAGGGGACAACAAGCTAGCACCACCGGGAGCTAACAGCTAACGTCACTAAAAAGACGTAAATCTGTAAttcttacaaaaacaaaaacacgtttctccacagacagacacgcGTTGTCGTGTTTCTCTTTgtaacaacacacaacagaattAAAACACACTTGGTGTTTGGCAGCAGGCTaactaatgctaatgctaactaaGCTAGCGCAGCCCGTCGCCGAACTTCAGCGGCCGTCTGAGCGGTCTGAGGCCGCCTGCCTCCCTCCGCTCCGGGACACAGATTCCTGCAACTTCACGGCGTTACATCCAGAAAACTCCGAGCTCGGCGGCGGCTTTAAGCGGCTCTAGGTCCAGTCCAGATCCCGGTGAGTGTGCTCGGAAACCTCCGCCGGGGGTTCTTCCATCTTTCTCCGTGATACGGAACCATCCCGccggctgctcctcctctgccgACACTGACGGCCCCTGAGGCGGCCGCTGACAGATCCGAGCCCCGCTGTCCGCGCCCCGCCCCCTCTTCGACGCGATTGGACGCCTGCTCCGCGGGTGACGCAGACAAACGGCGTTGATTGGCTGCGCGACACGTCCGTCAAAGTCTGCTGTCAACAACAAGCAGCTGGTGGAAACCGAACCGGGAGGAAACAAAGGTGGGTCACCTGACCGGAAACCGACCGGACACCGGGAAGAAACAAAGGTGGGTCACCTGACCGGAAACCGACCGGACACCGGGAGGAAACAAAGGTGGGTCACCTGACCGGAAACCGACCGGACACCGGGAGGAAAAAAGGGGTGGGTCACCTGACCGGATACCGGACTGGGAGAGGGgagacctctgacctctgacctctaaGCTCTGACCGCTCTGCTGACAGAcggttcatttcatttgtttggaaGGTAGAAcagacaatgacaacaacaacaaaaaaaacacacaaagacacacagaacgACCAGAAAcagccaaaacaacacaaagacagttaacacaaacacgCCAGCCTGCACCTGAACTCGTATCAGTTAATTTGttattcagttcattttttACTGTGGTTTAATTTTCAGTGGATAGATCTGTATCAGTAGGTACAGCAGCAAGTAATCAGACTGtaacaaataaaactgtaaaccttaaaatatgaaataatggaATAAATAAACGGGCGACGTTCAGCAGGAGGTCatatgaattttaatttaacacGAGATGAATCCGAGCTGAAAGATTCAGATTGTTTCCTTTCATAGAGAAAACGTGATGTTGGCCTTTCCCTGTGCTGCCGTGTGATTAATGTTATGAGATGTGATGTACAGTAGCGGTGCAGTTTTTGTGTCAGAAGGGTTTTTGGAGCATCATgactcacctcctccctccgcTGGGCTGAACTCCTACGCAGAAAGAGTGAAGCCAACAGATGACAGCAGCTTGAATGGAATCATAAGATGAGCAAAGTGCAATTAGAGTGATAATCTGGTGGGAAATATAATTTATACTGAATCTTTTAATGCACTCGGAGCTCCTTATATGGAGCAAATTTATTAGTGATGCAATTTATTACaccaataaaaatgttaatatctTTGAGCCAAAGAATTATACAGTAAATTTAACTGCCCCAATAATTACCCCCCTCCACCTCACCGGGGAGATCGCCCATTCGTTTGTCAGCAGGATTAGtctgtggtggttgtggtggggggaggggggctgcagGCACCAGGCAGGGCAGATGTTTGGTGCAGGCTGAGACGAAGGGGGCAGAACTCATTGAGTGCTGTTCTTCCCTAAAAGATGCTGTTCCTTTGTCACTGTGTCTTCTTGTGCGCGTCCTGAACTGTATGTTTTAATGGACAGTTCCTGTTAATGTTCCTGAGTGCTTTTATCCTGACAAGCTTCTTAAAGTTCAGTGTTTTCCCCTTAACTGCGTTCTGGGCCATTAATGAGGGTTTTTATGGCAGCGGGCCACATGGACTCAGCCTGCAGAGGCATGCTGGGACATCTGGACCTTATAAAGCTTCAGAACTTAATAACTAGTTGAAGCACCAAATGtttatccaaacacacacacacacacacacaaccagaacAGGCTTTAactcacaaatgtaaaaaaaaataaaataaataaatataaaaaaaaatagtgacaCAAAGGAATTATAAATAAAAGTGGCCTTCTAATCCTTCGTGGTCCTGCAGATTAACAGGAATGTTGTGGAGAGAatcagagaagctgctgcagtgcAGGGATCGTTCACGTCACGATTCAGAGCTACAGaaataaatctaattaaatCTAAGTACATCAGTTCTGTTTCAAATGAATTATTGATGGAGCAGctccctgttttgtttcttattggTGCTGCAGATTAAATTATATGAGACTTTCAtgatttctctttcattcattaaCTGTTAATAAACACAGAAGAGAAGATAGAGTgttaaatgtgaattaattttattaaataacAATGGGACCATTGGCACACATCAACAAAAGATTCaactcaaagaaaagaaatgatgaaaataagtAAGATGCAGATTTACCAATTCAGGTGTAAATAAATGACAAGCTAGTGTTTTTTAGGAATTAAATaattcacattaaaataataatctacAATTTATTCTACCGACAGATAAAATGGTTTATATGAGGATTTGTTTTGATTCTGACAACCACAAATATGTCTTTATAGATTTAAacccttcaaagtaaaagactGGAGAAGCTAAAACACAGACCTTTAAATAAGTTTTCAAGTTCAAACTACCGGATTGTTTCTTTTACCAAACGACCGTTTGGGTTGTTTGTCGTAAACGATTCCAGGACAGCATACAATGAAAAATTCCATGATTAggcacataaataaaaaatactctgACAAACTGGCTCAGAACAGAATAAGACTTATTCAGACTGGATCATTCATCTCACCAGAACTGACCCTCAGGAGCCAAATTCATCCATGAGTGTGAAACAGTTCCAGGCCTTGGAGGAAATATGGCAATGAAGCAGAGTACTAGTCActtaatgaagaagaaaaaaaacagaaaccttaAAATATACTTAGTAAAAATATCTGTTCATCCAGTTGTTAGAGTTTGAATTCGGCTCATAGCAACATGAAATCATCTACAATCTAAATCTCAGTGCAGTTTGACATTAATACCTGAAGTTTTAAGGGAGGAGTTCTTCTTTACATAAAATACCGTCTCATCCTCTCACTCGTTTCCTTCTCTGTTAATCTCTTATAGTTAATGAAGTCAGCCTGATCAAATCTTAAAGCAGCACGATGTGACGTTATTTTAGGATTCCTCCAGGACCTGATGGTGACACTGAGGGACCGGAGTGTTAATGCCAACTAACAGGTTAAATACTGACATAAAACAGAGAAGTGAGGTTTGTAAATACGTTTTAAGACTAATCAGCAAAGTGGAAgtttaacttttattattaatcatcagatttttttgtcttcaaCATTAAAACAAGTAGCAGGGTTGTCTTGGTCCTACAGGAAACACTGTGTGTAACggtgtgtttctgtctgatgaTCTAAACAAGGAAATACCTGCTGAAGGGAACGTTAAAGGATCCTCAGCGCGTCCTGAATGAGGCACATGACTGCTTGTTGTTCATTTCGCTCAGAAAAGTGTGTTGAATTGgcagcttctctctctcgctgACGTTTTTTTCCCATCGAACATGaaaagcagctcagctcagagttTCACCTttacttcctctctgcctccatctgtctgtttctgtctcattatttattcagtctcttccctttcctctctctccctctgtcacatTCCTGGccggtgtctctcagtcagtctTGGTGGTTTTATGTCTCCAGGGGTAAATCAGCTCCCCGACAAACAGCTTCTTGACCAGCGCCGCCCACGAGTCTTTTGGGTAGCAGCTGTAGGTCGGCGTGCGGTAGGTCTGAACGACTGTGCTGACTTTAAGAGGGTTGATCTGTGGAGGGAAACAAAAGACAACCTGATGCTGAGAAAATCAATAACCCAAATTAaactcattcatctttttttttttcatcctgtggAATTTTAAATTTCTTCTTAAAGACGTCATCAAAATGAGCTCGCACAAGAACActgagtgacctctgacctccatcaGCAGGTGAAGGGCCGTCCCAGGCTCATCACACAGCACCCTGAATTTTACACCCtctgtaacacaaaacacacacaacagcaattCCACTGTGTACCAACACTCATTGTGTtacttattcattcatccatccatccatttggAAAATCACTTCAGGAAACGTTAAACACATTTATAACCGCTGCATCATGTTAGTGTGCCGTTTTCTACCTTTATAgataaaattaacaaataaaagcatacagatgatggtgtgtgtgtgtgtgtgtggggagggggggctaCCTGCCAGTCTGTAGAACCGACAGACTCGGAGTCCAACAGCAAACAGAGGGAAGGAGTTGATGAAGTCCACACTGAGGTGGAGGACACCCTGGAAAAGTACCACCACCAACCGCAGCTGCACAATAGAGGGACACACAGaggtcaaaaacaaacacacccctCTGCACACAATCACAGGTGGAAGTTTATTTAGTGGAAAAACTGGATGTGGACCAGTTAAGAGTCCCAGATTACAGACGAGCAGCAtcattaaataaacatgaaacattCATCTGATGACGTCAAGTCTATTTATAACCATCAAACCCCCCAGAGTCTGCTGATGGACACCAGGATTCTGTGATAGAATGAAAAATCCTCATCCAGTCTGAGAAACTAAAGTCATAATGAGAGCGGCGTTGTCTTCATGACAATAAAAGACCTGAAGAATAATAAAGTTTAAGTGTAAGATTAATAACCAAAATGTCAGGTTTACCCCCCACATCAGATCTTACCAGAGTGAAGACCAGGTAGTAGAGCGCTGTggtggggaggaggaagaggaggatggtgaAGAGCAGAGTCCCGATGAAGAGCTGGAGCATCGAACACAGGAACACCACAGTGACCATCTGAGAGCGTGAGGACCGTGCTgctctgtgtggatgtgtgtgttggttaCCTGGTCCAGGTCGTAGGAGCAGGAGTCTACTCTCTGTCTCAGGACGTTCCACTTCTTCCCTCTGAAGAGCCTCCAGAGAGACGAGAGGCCGTAGATCTTCAGACAGTAcagcctgaaacacacacatgttggaTGCCGCAGGCCACTGGAGGACTGGGTCTGGGATGGACCCCCcgacagtgacctttgaccccggcTCCTTTAACGCCACCTGCTGCCCACCAACTGGAATCATCAGTGGTCCTGATGTTTTGGCTGTTGGAGTTTAGTTCTCTCGTCCTGTGACCACAGCTGgagatatttttaggtgcatcCAGATTTAATAAGTTCTCAGACTGAATCTAACTTTCTCCCACAATCCAGGAGCTGTCGGAGCATAAATATGTAACGAGGAAGGTGGGTAATATTTCATTATGCACCCGGGCGAGGGAGCGACCTATCTTTAGAGCAAATGCATAATTCAGTGGCTCCTTCCCGCTCCAACGCTGTGACCATTATCAGACAGACACCGACAGACGTTACTCCTGCacagctgagaggaaatcaAACCTGCGAGTCTACGTGATTCAACCTGACAAATAAGTAAAAGCACCCCGTCATCCTTTAATCCCCAGGCAGGACTTTCCAGTGATGACATGTTGGGACTTGGCTTCACAGGGATTAACAGAGAATATTATTTTAAACCATTAATCTGACAGGGTTTAAACTGAACTGGGGTTCTTTCAGTCCAACGATGCTCCGggatgtttttaaatttaaattctgaCACCACAGAGTGGGTTTAAAACGTGTCTCAGAGTTTACAGTCACTCCAGTGATTCTGGGAGGCTGCTGcaccttaaacatttgtttgagCGCGAACACGTCAACACGAGATAATATAGAACCTAATCAAACCAGAATGCCTCTGTGGTTGTATCCCTCCACAACTCAGACTAGTTCCAGGGTTATCCAGAGTCATCggacattttcattgtttggaTAAAGTTCACTGATCTTTAAGtccaagatgcaaaaaaaatctgaagtatCATAACAAACATCTTcacaatgttttctgttttatcgACCCGGTCAAGATTGTGGggtgggaggaggggtggggggggctgaggCCGAGTGAAGGAAGAAACAGCTAAATCATGTTTAACAACCGTTGCACTCAGTTATGTAACAGCGACGTTCGGCAAAACATCCTGTTCTCAGAGTGGGCTCAGACGATGAgtgtgctgcttttctctgttctcCGGTGataaagagacacagacacctttaatgtgtttgttgttgttcacgCTTCATCACGTTCGAGACATTTGGACAATTATTGTTAATCATTGATCAGCAGGACGAGAAGACGATGTCCTCCTGATTTTCTAACATCAGCTGAGAATGTGTCAGTGATTTATTACCACTGAGCATATTTACCCTCGCGGGGCAGATAGAGCTGACTGTCGAGGTCACATTCCGGAGAAGCTCAAGAGGGAATGATGCTGTTTTTACTGAAGAAAACTGCCCCCTGCTGGGGAATAAAGACTGACTGAGCAAAGCACATTCAATTATtacatgtttttgcttttcgtGGATCTTCAGCATCttcagagagggggagggggagaaaactCCGCCTGTGTCCTCTTATGGATTAGTTGTGAGTTAGGGGGCGGAGTCTGACCCTGCCCAGATGGCTAACCTGTCCCTGTTAGATGCTTCCTGGGCCGAGGTCTCACCTGGCTCCGTAGACGTAGAAGCAGTAGATGTGGAAGGTCAGCAGGGCCACCATGTCGGACAGCAGCGAGAGGGCAAAGGTCAGGCCCAGGCAGGCGGACAGGCCTCCGTACCAGAAGATCCCCTCGATGAAGGGGGACATCAGGTGGATGTAGCCTGGGAGGACAGACGACCATCAGAGTGATGACCTGTGACCTTCAGCAGGCACCGACAGGACGTTCACGCCTGTTCTGTCTCATTGTGAAACTTTGTGACTCACTGATCCACAGATGAATGTGATACAGGAAGAAACGTCCCAGGACCTGATCCAGGGCTCGGTTCATCTTCAGGCCCGCGGGAGCTCCCATcagccactgcagcagctcctccagctgtttgGCCACATGCTGCATGTGAAGGCAGTGCGTTACATTCAAACTcaagacaacaacagaaatatctcttttctctttaatcattttttcatattaattttGTGAGTTCAGTCCGTCACATCAACACAGTAGGCTGAAATATTGTGTCGTGtgaagaacacacacatcagctgcaGGCACCAGCGTGTTTGCCAACATGCTGATGTGGTTGTCTCTGTAGAGCCACGAGATCAGCAACATCCCGAGAGCCACGTCCACCAGGAACGACACAAAGATGTTGGCTTTCCTACAAACACAGACGACATGATGATGATAAGACTTCAGAGATGGAAACACtgaagactgaaaaacaaacaggaaggcaAACAGATAGAAAGGACGTATTTCCGCATCCATATATCGAGAGAGACagataataaacaaataaaccgGCAAAACtagaaatgaaatcaataacCAGGTTTAAGTCAGGTTAAGGTTCTGACAGTCCAGAAAAGACTCACCTCATGAACTGAGTGTGTCCAGCGGCTGGTCTGGGGGAGCTGAGCGTCCTCATGTGCTCGGT is part of the Echeneis naucrates chromosome 8, fEcheNa1.1, whole genome shotgun sequence genome and harbors:
- the LOC115047360 gene encoding phosphatidylinositol N-acetylglucosaminyltransferase subunit Q-like isoform X1, whose translation is MWSEWLNADIMVLKIFFPQCCNRADSGLLVGRWISGHESAVVLAVIHYPFIPGQVKQYVQQMQTRSGVELSVLGSWSLPKEGQEGMESFLRDLSTIFPQKRWLQISRQMGKTGFICNVLNRDHDGESAQKVKRKKKHEDVKGDEGEEDKEEEEEEEKVIFIHYEQRKVMMSQLHPIENGLQDPKTDPPSELRQMFQTVAQSQPLFFMDKYDDGPLKSTHWQSEGREASIIVELLKQASVPLCLLVTWLLSLWTWICNIRIFSLYPFCFLSSKLSTCVQLSYRTEHMRTLSSPRPAAGHTQFMRKANIFVSFLVDVALGMLLISWLYRDNHISMLANTLVPAADHVAKQLEELLQWLMGAPAGLKMNRALDQVLGRFFLYHIHLWISYIHLMSPFIEGIFWYGGLSACLGLTFALSLLSDMVALLTFHIYCFYVYGARLYCLKIYGLSSLWRLFRGKKWNVLRQRVDSCSYDLDQLFIGTLLFTILLFLLPTTALYYLVFTLLRLVVVLFQGVLHLSVDFINSFPLFAVGLRVCRFYRLAEGVKFRVLCDEPGTALHLLMEINPLKVSTVVQTYRTPTYSCYPKDSWAALVKKLFVGELIYPWRHKTTKTD
- the LOC115047360 gene encoding phosphatidylinositol N-acetylglucosaminyltransferase subunit Q-like isoform X2, yielding MVLKIFFPQCCNRADSGLLVGRWISGHESAVVLAVIHYPFIPGQVKQYVQQMQTRSGVELSVLGSWSLPKEGQEGMESFLRDLSTIFPQKRWLQISRQMGKTGFICNVLNRDHDGESAQKVKRKKKHEDVKGDEGEEDKEEEEEEEKVIFIHYEQRKVMMSQLHPIENGLQDPKTDPPSELRQMFQTVAQSQPLFFMDKYDDGPLKSTHWQSEGREASIIVELLKQASVPLCLLVTWLLSLWTWICNIRIFSLYPFCFLSSKLSTCVQLSYRTEHMRTLSSPRPAAGHTQFMRKANIFVSFLVDVALGMLLISWLYRDNHISMLANTLVPAADHVAKQLEELLQWLMGAPAGLKMNRALDQVLGRFFLYHIHLWISYIHLMSPFIEGIFWYGGLSACLGLTFALSLLSDMVALLTFHIYCFYVYGARLYCLKIYGLSSLWRLFRGKKWNVLRQRVDSCSYDLDQLFIGTLLFTILLFLLPTTALYYLVFTLLRLVVVLFQGVLHLSVDFINSFPLFAVGLRVCRFYRLAEGVKFRVLCDEPGTALHLLMEINPLKVSTVVQTYRTPTYSCYPKDSWAALVKKLFVGELIYPWRHKTTKTD